The following are from one region of the Candidatus Binatia bacterium genome:
- a CDS encoding NAD-glutamate dehydrogenase, whose translation MAELSKAIARLMQERERTRPASTVESPQVRAVVEQLRGAVVPMDRPLVEAFARQLLDHLGPESPDGGDSTYRLALARSAYRLAADPEATEPRVRIFDPDLSGEGWGVPCTVVQTLMRDRPFIVDTVRETLREAGCSLRRIVHPVLIVERDPHGALVAVPPPGAPGQRESFVHAEVDRVGDAEALTGRLTERLQAVIAATDDYGAMRARAEELAAALRGGALARPWREYAEETAAFLDWLGQKSFVFLGYREYQFTGQGAQRAGVVRPGSGLGILRDDRRSRRATSQPLGEDLRRQLNELPLLIVSKTTAESPIHRRAHMDYIGLKEINANGMVVGERRFLGLFTAKAYAEDPAAIPLLREKLAAVIEATEAAPDSHDYKAIVRTFSEMPRVALLASSARELTVDVAGIVAAADSSEVQVLARPDALGRGVFVTVLVPRSRFSDALARRIETTLATTLDATAVLADRLLLDDSAQVRVHFYFAAPTSSLRNHPAPELRRLVSALLRTWDDRLRETVAATAPADLAPTLLNRYLPAFSEPYKAATDVSLAARDIRHLEAVRNTRCTQVAIANDSSVGAGRWTAITLYVPGPELVLSEFLPVLENLGLRVSSQDTLEVDVPDAGPVRIHTFLTQDARGTILDVATVGPLLEPALLLLHAGRVDNDRLNSLIVTARLTWRQVDLLRAYVYHGVQLGSAPSLHALVQGLVAHPGLARLLWDYFAARFDPALETSPRERATSTLAALDQQFLQGLDDVQSLPADRALRALYRQIAATLRTNYFAGAGAAENGTPSPIALKVDPRGISNAPPPEPVAEIFVHALNVAGVHLRGGAVARGGIRLSERPDDFRREILDLMKTQTVKNAVIVPAGAKGGFVVRRRADGPATAAQHEAAYRTFIGALLDVTDNIVQGGVVAAPGVRYDEADPYLVVAADKGTAGFSDLANRIAAERGFWLGDAFASGGSRGYDHKKLGITARGAWECVRRHFRELGRDADSESLTVIGIGDMGGDVFGNGLLLSRRLRLRAAFNHAHIFLDPEPDPALAFAERERLFHLPHSSWTDYNPTRLSAGGGVYARAAKRVPLSPIARQMLDLHVEHPSGEDVVAAILRMPADLLWNGGIGTYVKAGDEPHSAAEDPANDAVRIDAAALRVAVVAEGGNLGFTQRARIEFALRGGRIDTDAIDNSGGVDLSDHEVNLKLALAAAVEGGQLSLAERDRILAELVPEIVGRVLAHNGRQALVLSVDQIRSQTRLAGFRTLVAELEAGGHLDRRRDRLPDRETLRDRRATFLGLTNPELAVILAHTKLDLQQRLLASSLPDEPFAETYLRGYFPDPINRRFGQGVRSHRLRREIIAVEIANAVVDRMGTTFVTGVAHDTGAAPVTVVRAWAIAAQVADAAALWTDLVALDPPMPVPAERQCWLALEAALERAAKWVVERQASDLPATEVVTQLAAGAGDLSRIVGLLPAPPAPALLDSLAAIGVPRALAERLAALDRLADVFEVGQIARDLDLPRDLAAEAYAQGSVVIDLDWLRRAVAALPGEDRWERRAVQGLAEDVARMRRRLTHEILAHHVAGATVAECVDSYVTAHQGRIDQVRVTIDDLKSAPHASLSAVVVVVHELGRLLAGRE comes from the coding sequence GTGGCTGAACTGTCCAAGGCAATTGCTCGTCTGATGCAGGAGCGGGAACGAACGCGTCCCGCCAGTACGGTCGAGTCCCCTCAGGTTCGAGCCGTAGTCGAGCAGCTCCGTGGCGCCGTGGTGCCCATGGACAGACCGCTGGTCGAGGCCTTCGCCCGCCAACTGCTCGATCACCTTGGTCCCGAGAGTCCTGACGGTGGCGACAGCACGTACCGCCTCGCGCTGGCCCGCTCCGCCTACCGGCTCGCCGCCGACCCCGAGGCCACCGAACCGCGAGTCCGCATCTTCGACCCGGACCTGTCCGGTGAAGGATGGGGCGTTCCCTGCACGGTGGTGCAGACGCTCATGCGCGATCGGCCGTTCATCGTCGATACGGTTCGCGAGACCCTGCGCGAGGCCGGCTGCTCGTTGCGTCGAATCGTTCATCCCGTCCTGATCGTCGAGCGCGACCCCCACGGGGCGCTGGTCGCCGTGCCGCCACCCGGAGCGCCCGGGCAGCGGGAGTCCTTCGTCCACGCGGAGGTCGACCGGGTTGGCGACGCCGAAGCGCTGACCGGGCGCCTGACCGAGCGGCTGCAGGCGGTGATCGCCGCGACCGACGACTACGGGGCCATGCGAGCGCGGGCCGAAGAACTGGCGGCGGCGCTCCGCGGCGGCGCGCTGGCACGTCCCTGGCGGGAGTATGCCGAAGAGACGGCGGCCTTCCTCGACTGGTTGGGGCAGAAGAGTTTCGTCTTTCTCGGCTATCGCGAGTACCAGTTCACCGGGCAGGGCGCGCAGAGGGCGGGCGTGGTGCGCCCGGGTTCCGGCCTCGGTATCCTCCGCGACGACCGGCGCTCGCGGCGCGCCACGTCGCAACCGCTGGGGGAAGACCTGCGCCGCCAGCTCAACGAGCTGCCGCTCCTGATCGTCTCCAAGACCACCGCCGAGAGCCCGATCCATCGCCGCGCCCACATGGACTATATCGGCCTGAAGGAGATCAACGCCAACGGCATGGTCGTCGGCGAGCGCCGCTTCCTCGGTCTGTTCACCGCCAAGGCGTATGCCGAGGATCCGGCCGCTATTCCGCTGCTGCGCGAGAAGCTCGCCGCGGTCATCGAGGCCACCGAGGCCGCGCCGGATTCCCACGACTACAAGGCGATCGTTCGAACCTTCAGCGAAATGCCCCGCGTTGCCCTGCTGGCCAGCTCGGCTCGCGAGCTAACCGTCGACGTGGCCGGCATCGTCGCCGCTGCCGACAGCAGCGAAGTGCAGGTCCTCGCCCGTCCCGATGCGCTCGGTCGCGGCGTCTTCGTCACGGTGCTGGTTCCGCGTTCCCGCTTCTCCGACGCGCTGGCCCGCCGCATCGAGACGACGCTGGCCACTACGCTGGACGCCACCGCCGTGCTGGCCGACCGGCTCCTGCTCGACGACAGCGCCCAGGTGCGCGTGCACTTCTACTTTGCCGCACCGACTTCGAGCTTGCGCAACCACCCGGCACCGGAGTTGCGCCGTCTCGTGAGCGCCTTGCTGCGTACGTGGGACGACCGGCTGCGCGAGACGGTTGCCGCAACGGCCCCGGCCGACCTCGCGCCGACGCTGCTCAACCGCTACCTCCCGGCTTTCTCCGAGCCCTACAAGGCCGCCACCGACGTTTCTCTGGCCGCCCGCGATATTCGTCACCTGGAGGCAGTTCGCAACACCCGTTGTACGCAGGTGGCGATCGCCAATGACAGCAGCGTCGGTGCCGGCCGCTGGACGGCCATTACGCTTTACGTTCCCGGTCCGGAGCTCGTGCTGAGTGAGTTCCTGCCGGTCCTCGAGAACCTCGGTCTTCGTGTCTCCTCGCAGGATACGCTCGAGGTCGACGTTCCCGATGCGGGGCCGGTCCGCATCCACACGTTTCTGACTCAGGATGCGCGCGGTACCATCCTCGATGTCGCCACGGTCGGTCCACTCCTGGAGCCGGCGCTGCTGCTGTTGCACGCCGGCCGTGTCGACAACGATCGCCTGAACAGCCTGATCGTGACGGCGCGCCTGACCTGGCGCCAGGTCGACCTGCTGCGCGCCTACGTGTACCACGGGGTCCAGCTCGGCAGTGCCCCGAGCCTGCACGCCCTCGTGCAGGGGCTGGTCGCGCATCCCGGGTTGGCCCGGCTGCTCTGGGATTACTTCGCCGCCCGCTTCGATCCGGCGCTGGAAACCTCGCCGCGCGAGCGCGCGACGAGCACTCTGGCGGCACTCGATCAGCAATTCCTGCAGGGCCTCGACGACGTGCAGAGCCTTCCGGCCGACCGCGCGCTGCGGGCGCTGTACAGGCAAATAGCGGCGACGCTGCGTACCAACTACTTCGCGGGTGCCGGCGCCGCCGAAAACGGTACGCCGTCCCCCATTGCCCTCAAGGTAGACCCGCGTGGCATCTCCAACGCGCCCCCGCCGGAACCGGTGGCGGAGATCTTCGTACACGCTCTCAACGTCGCCGGCGTCCACCTGCGCGGCGGCGCCGTGGCCCGGGGTGGCATCCGCCTCAGCGAACGCCCCGACGACTTCCGCCGCGAGATCCTCGATCTCATGAAGACGCAGACGGTCAAGAACGCCGTCATCGTTCCCGCCGGAGCGAAGGGCGGCTTCGTCGTGCGCCGGCGCGCCGACGGTCCCGCGACGGCGGCCCAGCACGAGGCCGCCTACCGTACGTTCATCGGCGCCCTGCTCGACGTCACCGACAACATCGTCCAGGGCGGAGTCGTGGCCGCCCCGGGAGTCCGGTACGACGAGGCCGACCCCTACCTGGTGGTTGCCGCCGACAAGGGTACGGCGGGCTTCTCGGATCTGGCGAACCGCATCGCCGCCGAGCGCGGATTCTGGCTGGGGGACGCCTTCGCCTCGGGCGGCTCCCGCGGTTACGACCACAAGAAGCTCGGGATCACGGCGCGCGGTGCGTGGGAGTGCGTCCGGCGCCATTTCCGAGAGTTGGGCCGCGATGCCGACTCGGAATCCCTTACGGTCATCGGCATCGGCGACATGGGCGGCGATGTCTTCGGCAACGGTCTGTTGCTCTCGCGCCGCCTGCGGCTGCGCGCCGCGTTCAACCACGCCCACATCTTTCTCGATCCGGAGCCGGACCCGGCCCTGGCGTTCGCCGAACGCGAGCGCCTGTTTCACCTGCCGCACTCGAGCTGGACGGACTACAACCCGACCCGCCTCAGTGCCGGCGGCGGCGTTTACGCGCGGGCCGCAAAGCGCGTTCCGCTGAGCCCCATCGCCAGGCAGATGCTCGACCTGCACGTCGAACATCCCTCGGGGGAGGATGTCGTGGCCGCGATCCTGCGCATGCCAGCCGATCTGCTCTGGAACGGCGGTATCGGCACGTACGTCAAAGCCGGCGACGAACCGCACAGTGCGGCCGAGGACCCCGCCAACGACGCGGTGCGGATAGATGCCGCCGCACTGCGGGTGGCGGTGGTCGCCGAGGGCGGCAATCTGGGTTTCACCCAGCGCGCTCGCATCGAGTTCGCCCTGCGCGGCGGACGCATCGACACCGACGCCATCGACAACTCCGGCGGCGTCGATCTGTCCGATCACGAGGTCAACCTGAAACTCGCGCTGGCTGCCGCCGTCGAGGGAGGCCAATTGTCGCTTGCCGAGCGCGACCGGATCCTCGCCGAACTGGTCCCGGAGATCGTTGGCCGCGTCCTCGCACACAACGGCCGGCAGGCGCTCGTGCTCAGTGTGGACCAGATTCGCAGCCAGACCCGCCTGGCCGGCTTCCGCACGCTGGTCGCCGAACTCGAAGCCGGCGGCCATCTCGATCGCCGCCGCGATCGCCTGCCGGATCGCGAAACGCTGCGCGATCGCCGAGCGACGTTTCTGGGTCTGACGAACCCGGAGCTCGCCGTGATACTGGCGCACACCAAGCTCGATTTGCAGCAGCGGCTGCTCGCGTCGTCGCTGCCCGACGAACCGTTTGCCGAAACCTATCTCCGTGGCTACTTCCCCGATCCCATCAACCGGCGCTTCGGGCAGGGTGTCCGCAGCCATCGACTGCGCCGCGAAATTATCGCCGTCGAGATTGCGAATGCGGTCGTCGACCGCATGGGGACGACGTTCGTGACCGGAGTGGCGCACGATACGGGCGCCGCTCCGGTAACCGTCGTCCGCGCCTGGGCGATCGCCGCGCAGGTGGCGGACGCGGCTGCGCTGTGGACCGACCTCGTCGCCCTCGATCCCCCCATGCCCGTGCCCGCCGAACGCCAATGCTGGTTGGCTCTCGAGGCCGCGCTCGAACGGGCGGCGAAATGGGTGGTCGAGCGTCAGGCGAGCGATCTGCCCGCCACGGAGGTCGTCACTCAGCTCGCTGCCGGTGCCGGCGATCTGTCGAGGATCGTCGGCCTCTTGCCCGCCCCGCCCGCTCCAGCGCTGCTCGATTCGCTCGCGGCAATCGGCGTTCCGCGGGCTCTTGCCGAACGCCTGGCGGCGCTCGACCGGCTCGCGGACGTCTTCGAGGTCGGCCAGATCGCCCGTGACCTCGACCTGCCGCGCGACCTGGCCGCCGAGGCGTACGCACAGGGATCGGTCGTTATCGACCTCGACTGGTTGCGCCGGGCGGTCGCCGCGCTACCGGGCGAGGACCGGTGGGAACGCCGCGCGGTCCAGGGCCTCGCAGAGGATGTAGCGCGGATGCGGCGACGTCTGACCCACGAGATCCTCGCGCATCACGTCGCCGGCGCCACCGTGGCCGAGTGCGTCGACTCGTACGTCACGGCGCATCAGGGGCGGATCGACCAGGTGCGTGTCACGATCGACGATCTCAAGAGCGCCCCCCACGCGTCGCTGTCCGCGGTGGTGGTTGTCGTCCACGAGCTCGGCCGGCTGCTGGCCGGACGTGAATGA
- a CDS encoding MBL fold metallo-hydrolase, which yields MSGTNGSTRVTFLGAGDAFAAGGHFHAAYLAEGDDATVMLDCGATSLTAIKRLGLDLGRLDAIVISHLHGDHFAGLPFLFIEFKYLQARTRPLRIAGPPGTPERVRQLFGAMYRELAGEALPFPLEFVELRPGVPAEVGKVRIEPFRVPHQERDISLGVRVGIGSANILYSGDTGWTEDLIRYAEGTDLFICECCFFETRTPTHLDYPRIAEQRRRFGTRRLVLTHLGDEVLARRGEITEELATEGLVVQV from the coding sequence GTGAGCGGTACGAACGGATCGACGCGCGTCACGTTTCTCGGCGCCGGCGATGCCTTTGCGGCCGGCGGCCACTTCCATGCCGCCTACCTGGCCGAAGGCGACGACGCGACCGTGATGCTCGACTGCGGCGCGACCAGCCTGACGGCGATCAAACGCCTCGGCCTCGACCTCGGCCGCCTCGACGCCATCGTCATCAGCCATCTGCACGGCGACCATTTCGCGGGCTTGCCTTTCCTGTTCATCGAGTTCAAGTACCTGCAGGCCCGCACACGACCGCTGCGCATTGCGGGCCCGCCGGGAACCCCGGAACGCGTGCGGCAGCTCTTCGGCGCCATGTACCGCGAACTGGCCGGGGAGGCGCTGCCCTTTCCGCTCGAGTTTGTCGAACTCCGTCCCGGCGTGCCGGCCGAAGTCGGAAAGGTTCGTATCGAACCCTTTCGCGTTCCTCATCAGGAACGCGACATCTCGCTCGGGGTCCGCGTCGGGATCGGCTCGGCAAACATTCTCTACTCGGGCGATACCGGCTGGACCGAGGACCTGATCCGGTATGCGGAAGGCACCGACCTGTTCATCTGCGAATGCTGCTTTTTCGAAACCCGCACCCCGACGCACCTGGACTATCCGCGTATTGCCGAACAGCGCCGGCGTTTCGGTACGCGGCGCCTGGTGTTGACGCACCTCGGAGACGAGGTGCTGGCGCGCCGGGGCGAGATAACGGAAGAACTGGCCACCGAAGGCCTCGTGGTCCAGGTATAA
- a CDS encoding crotonase/enoyl-CoA hydratase family protein: MSERITVNRTGGVVEVRMNRPDKMNALDRAMFEGLVEAGKALVGDRSARAVVLSGEGRAFSAGLDFMSFMAMAGDADPGESLLRREGDSPANFAQRAAWIWTEVPVPVIAAVHGVAFGGGFQIALGADIRIAAPDARLSVMEIKWGLVPDMAGTQTLRRLVRLDVAKELTFTGRIVSGTEAAALGLVTRLDTNPREAALTLAGEIAGKSPDAVRAAKKLLDRSGVIGVGEGLRLEEEVQRTLLGTRNQIEAVQANLQKRPPEFDDPA, translated from the coding sequence ATGTCCGAACGAATCACCGTGAACCGAACCGGCGGCGTGGTCGAGGTCCGCATGAATCGGCCCGACAAGATGAACGCCCTCGACCGCGCGATGTTCGAGGGACTCGTGGAAGCCGGTAAGGCGCTCGTCGGCGATCGTTCGGCGCGGGCGGTTGTGCTCTCGGGCGAGGGCCGCGCCTTCAGTGCCGGTCTGGATTTCATGAGTTTTATGGCGATGGCCGGCGACGCCGACCCGGGTGAAAGTCTCCTTCGTCGCGAAGGCGACAGTCCCGCGAACTTCGCGCAGCGGGCGGCGTGGATCTGGACGGAGGTGCCCGTACCCGTGATCGCGGCCGTGCACGGCGTCGCCTTCGGCGGCGGCTTCCAGATCGCCCTTGGCGCCGACATCCGCATCGCCGCACCCGACGCCAGACTCTCCGTGATGGAGATCAAGTGGGGTCTGGTCCCCGACATGGCCGGTACTCAGACCTTGCGCCGCCTTGTCCGACTCGACGTTGCCAAGGAACTGACCTTTACCGGCCGCATCGTTTCGGGGACCGAAGCGGCAGCTCTCGGCCTTGTGACCCGGCTCGATACCAACCCGCGCGAGGCGGCCCTTACTCTCGCCGGCGAAATCGCCGGGAAGTCGCCGGATGCCGTCCGCGCCGCCAAGAAGTTGCTCGATCGGTCCGGGGTAATCGGTGTCGGCGAAGGTCTGCGCCTCGAGGAGGAGGTGCAGCGGACACTCCTCGGAACCCGCAATCAGATCGAAGCCGTGCAGGCCAACCTGCAGAAGCGTCCGCCGGAGTTCGACGACCCGGCGTAG